The window CGCTGGTGGGCGCAGTTGTGACCATTGCCACCGCAGCTGTTGTTCTTGGTGGCATCAAGTCCATTTCCAGCGTGGCTGAGTTCGTTGTGCCGCTGATGGCGGCCTTTTACGTTGCTGCTTCGGCCTATGTGCTGTTCAACCAGTCGGCGGCGCTTCCCGGAGCTTTTGTTCTGGTTGTGAAGTCTGCTTTTGAGCCGACTGCCGTGGCTGGCGGCGCAACCGGCGCTGTCATAGTTTCTGTAATGACAGCCATGCGCACCGGTATTGCCCGAGGTGTGTACACCAACGAAGCCGGGCTTGGCAGCGCCCCCATTGTGGTGGCCGCAGCCAAGTCTGATTCCGGCGTGCGGCAAGGCCTGATTGCCATGACCGGCGTTTTCTTCACGACTATTGTCATCTGCACCATGACTGGGCTGGTTATTATCACCTCTGGTTTGCTGGACAGTTCAACGCTTGACGGCGGTATCCTTTCCAACGCCGCATTCAATGCTGGCATGTCTGGCGACATGGGGATGTACGTAGTCTCCATCGGGCTGGTATTCTTTTCTTTTACAACAATCATTGGCTGGAACTACTACGGCGAACGGTGCGTTGTGTATTTGACGGACGGGGTAAAATACGTAATGAGCTACAAAATACTGTATATTTTGTGCGTAGCTGTTGCCCCGTATCTGTCCATCAGGCCTATCTGGTATATGGCCGATATCACTAACGCCTGTATGGCCTTTCCCAACCTTGTGGCACTGTTGGTGCTAAGCCCCATAGTCATAGCGGAAACAAAAAAGTATTTTCAATGAGCCAAGGCTGTTTGCAGGGGATCTGAAGGCGCAAAAAAAGCCGGAAAATTTCCAGCTTGAACACGTCCGTGTGTATTTTTGAGGGCATTCCCGATTGCTGGTACAGACCGGCAAACAGGAATGCCCTTTTTTTAGTTGCTTGCAGCCGTGAGTGTTTACAGCAGCACGCCCAGTATCAGTGCCGCGCCGCTGATGAGGTAGCATTTGCGCACCAGATGCCCGTGAGCGTCCAGCGGCAGCCAGTCGCCATCTCCGGCAAGGCGGATGCGGCGGCATGCGGCCAGATAAAAGGGCAGGCCCACCAGACACAACACCACCGGCCAACCCGCAAGCCCCGCTGCCCACAGATTGCACAGCAACAGCCACACCAGCGGCCACCACAGGCGGAACAGCAAAAAGGCCCCGGCCTTGCCCAGGGTATTGGCAAGGGTATGCTTGCCTGCCGCCAGATCGGTTTCGATTTCCGGCAGGCTCTGGTAGTACAGCACCCCCGCCACCATCAGGCCCACGGGCAATGCCAGCGCGAAGCTGCACGGCTCAAAACGGCCCAGCAGCAGGGTGGCGCTGGCGCTCACCATGATAAAGCCCATGTTCAGGCACACAAACACTTCGCCAAGGGCGCGGTGTCCGTAGCGGATGGGCGGCGCCACGTAAAAAACAGCGGAACCCACAGCGAACACGCTCAATGCCCATAGTGCGGGCCGTAGGGCCGGGGCCAGCCCCAGAATTAGCAGGCCGCCTACGGCAAGTGTTGCCGGGGTAAGCAGGAGCAAAACAATGGACAGTTGGCGCGGGCTGATAAGGCCGGACTGGATAACGCGTGAGCCACCGATGTTGTCGCCGCCGTCCACGCCGAGAATATGGTCAAAGAGGTCGTTGGCCAGATTGGCAATGGTCAGGCCCATAAAGCAGCCAGCCAGCAGCAGGGCGTAGGTTGCCCACTGCCCAGGCCGGATGTCACCTTGCAGGCGAAAGGCCAGTGCCAGAGCCAGCGTAACCGGAATGGCCGCCGTAATGAAAAAAGGCGGGCGGCAGGCCTGCCACCACGCCCTTGCCTGTTGGCGGAAAGTAAGCTTTGGCGCGAGGGCAGGGCGGGGAACCCATGCCTCGCGCAAAAGATCGCCGCAGCGCATGTTATACGCCTCCTTCACTCCATGTGTAGGGGATGGAAGGGTCATCGGCGGGCAGTCGCTGCCCCTCGGTGGGATCGTGGGGGATGTCGGCGCAGTTGCAGATGAGCGCCGGGGCGTCACCCATAGCAGTAAAGCCGTACCACACGTTCACGGGGATGCGCAGCAGGCCGTAGTGTTCCGGTCTGCCAAGGGCCAGTTCGCACAAAACGCCGCGCGTTTCGGAGTCTGGCCTGTCGTCATACATCACGATTTTCAGCAGGCCGGAAGGCACGGCAAAGTGTTGGGTCTGGCGGGTGTGGCGCTTCCAGGCCTTGACGTGGCCGGGCAGCACCTCTGAAAAATAGATCTCGCCAAAGCCCTTGCTGAAGTCTGGCAACAGGGGCGAACCGGGGCGCAGCATGTGCAGCACCGGCCCGCCTTCTGTCGGAATGACCTTCAGGGGGTGCAGCAGTGCGCCTGCAATGCCAACATCCTGCGCAGTCATTTCCTCTGTATTCATTACTTTACCCACACCTGATTGCGTTGTTCGGCGGCGTTGACGTAGGCCGCGATCTGCCCAAGGGTGAAGTCGAGCATGTTCTGGGGCTGCTTGCCGTTCTGGCCCTGATAGAAGCAGTGGTACCATTCGGCGGTGTAGCGGATGGTTTCCTCAAAGGTGAGGGTAGCCTTCCATCCCAGATGCGCCAGTGCTTTGTCGCAGCAGAGCTTGAGCAGGGTGCATTCCTTCATGCCCGCCTGACCGTTCTTGTCCATCTCGCTGGCAAAGCCGGGCCAGTGCAGGGCAAGGGCATCCACCACTTCGGCCACGGTATTGTTGACGTCTGCCGCAGGGCCGAAGTTGTAGGCCTGCCCGCGCAGGTTGAAAGGCTCGTTGAGGCCCAGCAGCAGGCGCGCGCCAAGCCACAGGTAACCGGAAAGAGGCTCCAGCACGAGCTGCCAGGGGCGCGTGGCCCACGGGCTGCGGATCTGCACAGGCTGCCCGGCGGCCCATGCGCGGGCGCAGTCGGGAACAATACGATCCTGTGCCCAGTCGCCGCCGCCGATCACATTGCCGGCGCGCACGGTGGCGCAGGCGGGGCCATCCTTGAAAAAGCTTTCAAAATAGGAGTGGGCGATGATCTCCGCGCAGCCCTTGGAGGCGGAGTAGGGATCGTGCCCGCCGAGGTGGTCGGTTTCGCGATAACCCCAGACCCATTCATCATTGCGGTAGCATTTATCGGAAGTGATCATGATGACGGCCTGCACATCGGGGCAGGCGCGCACAGCCTCAAGCACGTTGAGGGTGCCCATCATGTTGGCTTCAAAGGTCAGGGCCGGGTCGTCGTACGACTTGCGCACCAGCGCCTGCGCCGCAAGGTGGAAGACCACATCGGGGCGGAACTGGCGCATGGCCTTGATCATGCTTTCGCGGTCGCGGATGTCGCCACGCACGTCAGCCTCGAGGTGCGCGCAAAGATCCATGGCGGCGTAGTGCGAGGGGGTGGTGGGCACGCAGTCGGAAAAACCGCCGACCACTGCACCCATCTGGGTCAGCCATGCCGCAAGCCATGAACCTTTGAATCCCGTGTGTCCGGTTACAAAGACCCGGCGTCCTTTATATGCGTTGGCAAACATGTTGGTTCCTCGTTGGGTTTTCGCGCGTTGGCTGACGCGGAAAGGGGATGTGCAGCCTGTGAAGCAGGCTTCGGCTACGGGCAGGCCGCAGCCGAAGCTGTAAGTACGTGTTGGAAGTGCCGTTTAGACCCAGAAGGCCTTGCCCGCGTCCCACATCTCGTTGAGCTTGATGGAGTCGCGCAGCGTGTCCATGCACTGCCACTGGCCGGGGTGCGGATACATGGAAAGCTGCCCCTCCTCCGCCAGCCGTTGCAAGGGTTCTTTTTCCAGATCGCAGGCTTCGTCCTCGGTGAGGTAATCAAGAAATTCGCGCTTGAAGACGAAAAATCCGCAGTTGATGAATTCGTCCAGCACGGGCTTTTCTTCCCACGAAAGGATCTTGCCGTCGGCATCGGTGCGTACCGTACCAAAGCGCGAAGGCATGCGCACACCCGTAAAGGTGCCGATGCTGCCCGACTTCTTGTGGAATTCGATGAGCTTGTTCAGATCGATATCGGCAACGCCGTCGCCGTAAGTAACCATAAAGCGGTCGGTGTCAATGTGCTTGGCAACGCGCTTGAGGCGGCCACCCTTTTGCGTTTCCTGCCCGGTGTCGCACAGGGTCACCCGCCAGTCCTCAATGGGATTGGGGTAGGTGGTGATGTTGCCGCTCTTGAGGTCAACCGTAAAATCCGTATTGCGGATGTTGTAATCGTGGAAATACTGCTTGATGACCTCGCCCTTGTAACCAAGGGGCAGGATAAAATCCTTGAAGCCAAAGCGCGCATAGATGGACATGATGTGCCAGAGCACGGGCCGTCCGCCGATCTCGACCATGGGCTTGGGTTTGACCGAGGTTTCTTCGCGCAGACGCGTACCCTTGCCGCCGCACATGATGATGACTTTCATTCTAAGCCTCCTGCCGCCGCGTTTCATGGCTTGTTCCGTTCGCGGCGTGTGGCCCATGTGTAGCAGAAGGGCGCAAGGAAAAAAAGCCCCGCAAGGGGGCTTGGGCCGCCGAGATGCACTTTGCATTTGCGCCCGCACGGCGTAGAATAAGCAAAGCGCATTCAAACCCAAACTTTTTTGTGCGCAAGAGAGGTAGTTATGAAGTTGTTTCGCCGTGGTTTGCTGTTGCCGCTGGTATTGCTATTGAGCGCGCTGGTTGCGGCCTGCGTTACTTCCGGCCCTCAGAAGGCGCTGAACGACGTGGCCGACGCCCTGAACAAAAATGACGGCGCGGCCTTTCTGGCGCAAATTGACATGAAGCCTTTTGCAACCAACCAGATAAAAAATATGACGCGCGAAGATCAGGCGCTCAACGCTCTGGATTCCATGGGGCGCTTGCTCGGGTTGGGCGGTATGGAAGACCTTTTGGGCAGCGTGGTGGACATGCAGGCGCGCCTGCAAAAGCAGTATATGCGCGGCGTGAGCACGGGCGAGCTGGTGGCCCAGTGCGGCAAGGCTGACACCCCGGATTGCCCGTGGGTGCCTGAGAGTCTGAAAGCCGCCAAGATTACCGAGCTTGGGGCCGACGCGGCGGTTGCGCAGGTGACTACGCCCGCCCGCATGACCAGTTGGCTTGCCCTGCGCAAGGTGGGCGAGAAGTGGCTGGTGGTTGGGCAGGCCGTGATGGAAAGCACTGCCAGAGAGTATGCTTTGCAGAAGGCCCCGGCGGCTCCTGAAAAGCCTGCGCCGATTGCACCCACGCCCAAGGAAGCGCCGGAGAAGACCCCTGTGCCGGGCAATCGCGCTGACAAGGATGGCGTGACGAAGATTTAGGGTATTGTATTACGGGCGCATTGGGAGAAGTAAGAGGGTTTTGGCGGCGGGAGAGCCTGTCGAGCGCATTTACGCAAACCCGACTTTTTTGGCCTGACAGCGTTAAAATCCTGTTTTTGATGCTCACGTACTTGAGTACGCTGCGCTCAAAAACAGGATTTTTCCTTGTCAGGCCAGAAAAATGCGTATTTTGCAAATTCACTCAACACCAGCCATCGCCTCCGCATCCGCTCCGGCGAGTTTAAGGAAGGCAGCTCCACGACCTGCTTCTGATGCGGGCTGAATTGAAAGGCAGGAAAGGCTGGGAACGAAAAGGCAAAAGAATAGGGAGAGCTTTGATAGGGTGGGTGAGCCTGTCAGGCTGATTTACGCAAACCCGACTTTTGCAAATTCGTCCAACACCAGCCATCGCCCTCGCATCCGCTCTGGCGAGTTTAAGGAAGGCGACCCCACGACCATCTCCTGATGGAGGGCTTTTTTCTGACTAGTAAATTTTCCGTCTGACCATGGTTGGATGGTAACGGGCATCACCGCAAGTAACGCGAAGATTTTGCAGGTCTCTTTGTTTGCTATTTGGATTTGTCGAAGCTTTATGCAGGCAGAGTACCACGGGGCAAAGATCGAAGTATTTTGTAGTTAGTCCAAGAACTGAGGGATGTTGGCTGAAGCGGAATATCATTCAAAGCGAAAGTGGTCGCTGGCATTAACGCGGCGCGGAGGGAGATCACCTGAGTGAGCAGCGCGAGCGAGGGAAGCTCCCGCAGCTATGGCCGCGTTGCCCTCGTCACGCTAAGGAAGTTGAAAGCCCTCTTAGGGGGTGCTTCGGGGGGGATGCAAGGGGGGCCGAGAAGGGGGCGTAGCCCTATAACCGGCCCCGCCTTGCTGCGCGCCGCACAGGCGTCCCAAACTCCGCCGGAGGGCGGAATCCAGTGCCCGTAGGGCAGCAAAAATAATCAATCGCCGCCTCGCAGGCATCTCCCCCTAATTCAATACCGTCGGCGCATCAGTCGCCACCATACTTGCAGGATGCCGCAGCAATAAAAGCTCCAGCTCTTCCAGCAAGGCCTTGCAGCCCTCGCCGTTCTTGGCGGAAATCGTCAACGCATGGGGAAAGGCATCCGCCAGTTCAGCGCGGGCCGGGGCTTCCAGCTGATCCCACTTGTTCAGAATCATCAGCCTCGGCATGCGGTCCAGTTCCATTTCGGCAAGGATGGTTTCCACAGCGCTTATCTGCTGCAAAAGGTCAGGATGCGAGGCATCGGCAACGTGCAGCAAAAGATCGGCGGCTTCCAGC of the Desulfovibrio sp. genome contains:
- a CDS encoding sodium:alanine symporter family protein, with amino-acid sequence MESLIGVLQQIQEIVWGPPTMILLLITGLYYTLRLGFLQFIHLPKAIRYIFEKEEGSVGDVSAFASLCTALAATIGTGSIVGVATALRVGGPGALFWMWVSAVLGMATKYAEGVLAIKYRSIDENGEVAGGPMYYIEQGMGSKWKWLAKLFAFFGAVTALMGCGTFPQVNAITESVSNAFSVPIPLVGAVVTIATAAVVLGGIKSISSVAEFVVPLMAAFYVAASAYVLFNQSAALPGAFVLVVKSAFEPTAVAGGATGAVIVSVMTAMRTGIARGVYTNEAGLGSAPIVVAAAKSDSGVRQGLIAMTGVFFTTIVICTMTGLVIITSGLLDSSTLDGGILSNAAFNAGMSGDMGMYVVSIGLVFFSFTTIIGWNYYGERCVVYLTDGVKYVMSYKILYILCVAVAPYLSIRPIWYMADITNACMAFPNLVALLVLSPIVIAETKKYFQ
- a CDS encoding prenyltransferase; translation: MRCGDLLREAWVPRPALAPKLTFRQQARAWWQACRPPFFITAAIPVTLALALAFRLQGDIRPGQWATYALLLAGCFMGLTIANLANDLFDHILGVDGGDNIGGSRVIQSGLISPRQLSIVLLLLTPATLAVGGLLILGLAPALRPALWALSVFAVGSAVFYVAPPIRYGHRALGEVFVCLNMGFIMVSASATLLLGRFEPCSFALALPVGLMVAGVLYYQSLPEIETDLAAGKHTLANTLGKAGAFLLFRLWWPLVWLLLCNLWAAGLAGWPVVLCLVGLPFYLAACRRIRLAGDGDWLPLDAHGHLVRKCYLISGAALILGVLL
- a CDS encoding dTDP-4-dehydrorhamnose 3,5-epimerase family protein; protein product: MNTEEMTAQDVGIAGALLHPLKVIPTEGGPVLHMLRPGSPLLPDFSKGFGEIYFSEVLPGHVKAWKRHTRQTQHFAVPSGLLKIVMYDDRPDSETRGVLCELALGRPEHYGLLRIPVNVWYGFTAMGDAPALICNCADIPHDPTEGQRLPADDPSIPYTWSEGGV
- the rfbG gene encoding CDP-glucose 4,6-dehydratase — translated: MFANAYKGRRVFVTGHTGFKGSWLAAWLTQMGAVVGGFSDCVPTTPSHYAAMDLCAHLEADVRGDIRDRESMIKAMRQFRPDVVFHLAAQALVRKSYDDPALTFEANMMGTLNVLEAVRACPDVQAVIMITSDKCYRNDEWVWGYRETDHLGGHDPYSASKGCAEIIAHSYFESFFKDGPACATVRAGNVIGGGDWAQDRIVPDCARAWAAGQPVQIRSPWATRPWQLVLEPLSGYLWLGARLLLGLNEPFNLRGQAYNFGPAADVNNTVAEVVDALALHWPGFASEMDKNGQAGMKECTLLKLCCDKALAHLGWKATLTFEETIRYTAEWYHCFYQGQNGKQPQNMLDFTLGQIAAYVNAAEQRNQVWVK
- the rfbF gene encoding glucose-1-phosphate cytidylyltransferase encodes the protein MKVIIMCGGKGTRLREETSVKPKPMVEIGGRPVLWHIMSIYARFGFKDFILPLGYKGEVIKQYFHDYNIRNTDFTVDLKSGNITTYPNPIEDWRVTLCDTGQETQKGGRLKRVAKHIDTDRFMVTYGDGVADIDLNKLIEFHKKSGSIGTFTGVRMPSRFGTVRTDADGKILSWEEKPVLDEFINCGFFVFKREFLDYLTEDEACDLEKEPLQRLAEEGQLSMYPHPGQWQCMDTLRDSIKLNEMWDAGKAFWV